From Gimesia panareensis, the proteins below share one genomic window:
- a CDS encoding sulfatase-like hydrolase/transferase, translated as MKQLALTLCFVLVACVAPAGAASQSVKKTRQPNIILIMADDVSWECFSSYGAEDYQTPHIDALAKQGIRFTNCYSTPLCTPSRVKLMTGKYNFRNYTHFGYLNPREKTFGQLLQSAGYKTAIAGKWQLNGLYHKAEGFKDNTRPFKAGFDEYCLWQVTTGVKVKEGGGERFWSPPLEQNGKYLSIEDNQGKYGPDIMSDFLCDFIRKNKDQPFFVYYPSTLVHNPFVPTPDTIGSAPRTQAANKQPKGKAARKANFVAMVNYLDKIVGKLVKQVEDVGQLENTLILFTADNGTNVQITSQWNGQTIHGGKGSTTDMGTHVPLVAYWKGHTPQGEVLDDLVDFTDFYPTFAAMAGVKLGKGDPIDGRSFLPQLNGKAGHPREWVLNHYQPYWGRFKGDQYVRNAGFKLYRDGRFFHVPVDLTESQNLAAGQAGTAGEAARGMLQQTLSIIPPAPPIKGGPKASERPNYPDWRNIVNPND; from the coding sequence ATGAAGCAGCTGGCATTGACGTTGTGTTTTGTGTTGGTCGCGTGCGTGGCGCCCGCGGGTGCCGCTTCGCAGTCTGTCAAAAAAACGAGGCAGCCGAACATTATTCTGATTATGGCGGATGACGTCAGCTGGGAATGTTTCAGCAGTTATGGGGCGGAAGATTATCAGACGCCGCACATCGACGCACTGGCGAAACAGGGGATCCGGTTTACGAACTGTTATTCCACGCCGCTCTGCACGCCGTCCCGTGTGAAGCTGATGACGGGGAAATACAATTTTCGCAACTACACCCATTTCGGCTATCTGAATCCCAGAGAGAAAACCTTCGGGCAACTGTTGCAGTCCGCGGGTTACAAGACGGCGATTGCGGGGAAGTGGCAGCTGAACGGGCTGTATCACAAGGCGGAAGGTTTCAAGGATAATACGCGGCCGTTCAAAGCGGGCTTTGATGAGTATTGCCTGTGGCAGGTGACAACGGGAGTGAAGGTCAAAGAGGGGGGCGGCGAGCGGTTCTGGAGTCCGCCGCTGGAGCAGAACGGCAAATATCTTTCGATTGAAGACAACCAGGGGAAATATGGTCCGGACATCATGTCAGACTTCCTGTGCGATTTCATCAGAAAAAACAAGGATCAGCCGTTCTTTGTCTATTATCCCTCCACGCTGGTACACAATCCGTTTGTGCCGACACCCGATACGATTGGTTCGGCACCACGGACGCAGGCTGCGAACAAACAGCCCAAAGGGAAAGCGGCCCGGAAAGCCAACTTTGTGGCGATGGTCAATTACCTGGATAAGATTGTCGGCAAGCTGGTCAAACAGGTGGAGGACGTCGGCCAGTTGGAGAACACGCTGATCCTGTTTACCGCCGACAATGGCACGAACGTACAAATCACCTCACAGTGGAACGGTCAGACGATTCATGGCGGGAAAGGTTCGACCACCGACATGGGCACGCATGTGCCGCTGGTCGCTTACTGGAAAGGACACACTCCTCAGGGAGAGGTGCTGGACGACCTGGTTGATTTCACCGATTTCTATCCCACGTTCGCAGCGATGGCCGGGGTCAAGCTGGGGAAAGGCGATCCCATCGACGGGCGCAGTTTTCTACCTCAACTTAACGGCAAAGCGGGGCATCCCCGGGAGTGGGTGCTGAATCACTATCAGCCTTACTGGGGCCGGTTCAAAGGGGATCAGTACGTGCGGAACGCGGGTTTCAAACTGTACCGCGACGGGCGGTTCTTCCATGTGCCCGTCGATCTGACCGAGAGCCAGAACCTAGCCGCAGGCCAGGCCGGAACCGCAGGGGAAGCGGCGCGCGGGATGCTGCAGCAGACGCTGTCTATCATCCCTCCCGCACCGCCGATCAAGGGAGGGCCCAAAGCATCGGAGCGGCCCAACTACCCGGACTGGCGGAATATTGTGAATCCGAATGATTAG
- a CDS encoding beta-propeller domain-containing protein, which yields MNRSALRNMMLLVGLMACLVQPVAAQNDKGAKPVDPETLTGKVMVGYQGWFNCPEDGAELGWKHWAHPSISHGIFGPGNVSVDLWPDVSELDADERYATGFRHEDGSRADVFSSANRKTVMRHFRWMQEYGIDGAFLQRFASGLSYQTTLRNKNRVLNHVREGARESGRTFAVMYDLSGLQKGEVERVFDDWTELREIQRVAEDAQYQRHNGKPLVAVWGIGFSDNRPYSLQECFDLVKLLKGNGCAVMLGVPSYWREGTRDAVDDPLLKEIIKAADVISPWSVGRYRSPREADRHAERVWQPDRLWCEEAGLDFLPVAFPGFSWHNLHGGELNQIPRRKGDFFWSQIKAAEHIGCEMLYIAMFDEVDEATAIFKCTNRPPTGNGGKFITYEGLPSDHYLKLAGKASRLMKGAGKTVPVKKEDDRRLLIGYGEGVLELNGQNDIVWHYQEPGIETVYDAWKLPNGNVLFAHRFGVREVTPDKKTVWDYKIPPIKGKQEINSCQPLPDGKVLILDCGNQKLLEVDRQQKVTHSIDLPDGGKNVHNRYMQARKTPQGTYLISYRDNRVILELDKDGKEVWRYDLKEKDRPFTAIRLANGRTLIPCITSYQIIEVDPDGKITWILDKRDDLGFELLYPVGVQVRKNGNLVVINSDYHHRKGMDNDVQAFEITRDKRVLWKLMKTDLEEDGKVPVVERGTKMPSHHLLSIQVLGEPAGLK from the coding sequence ATGAATCGAAGCGCTTTACGAAATATGATGCTGTTGGTGGGGCTAATGGCCTGCCTGGTACAACCGGTGGCCGCACAGAATGACAAGGGAGCGAAGCCGGTCGATCCGGAAACGCTGACCGGAAAAGTCATGGTCGGGTACCAGGGCTGGTTTAACTGTCCTGAGGATGGTGCCGAACTGGGCTGGAAGCACTGGGCTCACCCCTCAATCTCGCACGGCATATTCGGTCCGGGGAACGTCTCCGTGGATCTGTGGCCCGATGTCTCGGAACTGGATGCGGACGAACGTTATGCGACCGGTTTTCGACATGAGGACGGCAGCCGGGCGGACGTCTTCAGCAGTGCAAACCGAAAGACCGTAATGCGGCATTTTCGCTGGATGCAGGAATACGGGATCGACGGCGCCTTTCTGCAGCGGTTTGCCTCCGGGCTGTCGTATCAGACAACGCTGCGTAACAAGAACCGCGTGCTGAACCATGTGCGGGAAGGGGCCAGGGAGTCGGGACGCACGTTTGCCGTGATGTATGACCTGAGTGGTCTGCAGAAGGGCGAAGTGGAGCGGGTGTTTGACGACTGGACGGAACTTCGGGAGATCCAGAGGGTGGCGGAGGATGCCCAGTATCAGCGGCACAACGGGAAACCGCTGGTGGCAGTGTGGGGCATCGGCTTCAGTGACAATCGCCCGTATTCGCTCCAGGAATGTTTCGATCTGGTGAAGCTCTTGAAGGGGAACGGTTGCGCGGTGATGCTGGGCGTTCCTTCCTACTGGCGCGAGGGAACGCGGGATGCGGTCGACGATCCGCTGCTCAAGGAGATCATTAAAGCCGCCGATGTGATCAGCCCGTGGTCGGTGGGCCGTTACCGGAGTCCCCGTGAGGCGGATCGGCATGCCGAACGGGTCTGGCAGCCGGATCGCCTGTGGTGCGAGGAGGCGGGGCTCGACTTTCTGCCAGTCGCGTTTCCCGGGTTCAGCTGGCATAACCTGCACGGCGGGGAACTGAATCAGATTCCGCGAAGGAAGGGAGATTTCTTCTGGTCCCAGATCAAGGCCGCGGAACATATTGGCTGCGAGATGCTGTATATCGCGATGTTCGACGAAGTGGACGAAGCGACGGCGATTTTCAAATGTACAAACCGGCCGCCGACCGGGAACGGGGGCAAGTTTATCACGTATGAAGGGCTGCCCAGCGATCATTATCTCAAGCTGGCCGGCAAGGCGAGCCGGCTGATGAAAGGGGCCGGTAAAACGGTCCCCGTGAAAAAGGAAGACGATCGTCGCCTCCTGATCGGCTACGGGGAAGGGGTTCTGGAACTGAACGGGCAGAATGACATTGTCTGGCATTACCAGGAGCCCGGCATTGAAACCGTCTACGATGCCTGGAAGCTGCCGAACGGGAATGTATTGTTTGCACACCGGTTCGGCGTGCGGGAAGTGACGCCGGATAAAAAAACGGTCTGGGATTACAAAATCCCCCCCATCAAGGGAAAGCAGGAAATCAACTCCTGCCAGCCATTGCCGGACGGGAAGGTGCTGATTCTGGACTGCGGCAATCAGAAGTTACTGGAAGTGGATCGGCAGCAGAAGGTGACGCACAGCATCGATCTGCCGGACGGCGGTAAGAACGTCCACAACCGTTATATGCAGGCACGCAAGACGCCGCAGGGGACGTATCTGATTTCGTATCGCGATAACCGGGTGATTCTTGAACTGGACAAGGACGGCAAGGAAGTCTGGCGGTACGATCTGAAAGAGAAAGACCGTCCCTTCACGGCGATCCGGCTGGCGAACGGTCGGACGCTGATTCCCTGTATCACGTCGTACCAGATCATCGAAGTCGATCCCGACGGTAAGATTACCTGGATTCTGGACAAGCGGGACGACCTCGGCTTCGAACTGTTGTATCCGGTGGGAGTGCAGGTGCGGAAAAATGGAAACCTGGTGGTGATCAATTCCGACTATCATCATCGGAAAGGGATGGACAACGACGTGCAGGCGTTTGAAATCACCCGCGACAAACGCGTGCTCTGGAAGTTGATGAAAACGGATCTGGAAGAGGACGGCAAAGTCCCGGTCGTCGAACGCGGCACGAAAATGCCGTCGCATCATCTGCTGAGCATTCAGGTACTGGGGGAACCGGCGGGGTTGAAGTAG
- a CDS encoding NHL repeat-containing protein has product MSNHQLHRRDFLYQSLLAGACALGAGRLAAEERQLPVLGQGKFRYRPVAGWGVLDEKTPVKNCSAMVVDAQGRIYLLTDHLTNNVIVYDKDGKLLNKWGTRFPGAHGLEIVKEEGREVLFITDLNLHRVFKTTLDGEILLELAYPKSTGKYASEKEYRPAWTLHLPDGDFFVLDGYGKDYILRYNRAGKLLHYFGGPEGGIAHWGPHGGVIDSRGSGEPELVIAMSDQQTIKRLTLEGKLIEEISLPGSNPRMIQIVGEHMFVPHLADNWPKDRESKGYISVLDRDYKIVSNIGGTAPRYVDGKLQPMLQQGGFFRHPHDLVVAADGAIYVPQFASGNTYPVKLEPEV; this is encoded by the coding sequence ATGTCTAATCACCAACTACATCGACGCGATTTCCTCTATCAGAGTCTGCTTGCCGGGGCCTGTGCGCTGGGGGCTGGACGGCTGGCTGCAGAAGAACGGCAGCTGCCCGTGCTGGGGCAGGGGAAGTTTCGTTATCGGCCTGTCGCCGGCTGGGGTGTACTCGATGAAAAAACGCCGGTGAAGAACTGCAGCGCGATGGTCGTCGATGCGCAGGGGCGGATTTATCTGCTCACCGATCATCTGACGAATAATGTGATCGTGTATGATAAGGACGGCAAACTGCTGAATAAATGGGGCACGCGATTTCCCGGGGCCCATGGTCTGGAGATTGTGAAAGAAGAAGGTCGGGAAGTGTTGTTCATTACCGATCTCAATCTGCACCGGGTCTTCAAGACGACGCTGGACGGCGAGATTCTGCTGGAACTGGCGTATCCGAAGTCGACGGGCAAGTATGCCAGCGAAAAAGAGTATCGCCCCGCCTGGACGCTGCATCTGCCTGACGGCGATTTCTTTGTGCTGGACGGTTACGGCAAAGATTACATCCTGCGTTACAACCGCGCGGGGAAGCTGCTGCATTACTTCGGCGGACCGGAAGGGGGCATCGCCCACTGGGGTCCGCACGGGGGCGTGATTGATTCGCGCGGTTCCGGGGAGCCCGAACTGGTCATCGCGATGAGCGATCAGCAGACGATCAAGCGGCTCACCCTGGAAGGAAAACTGATCGAAGAGATTTCGCTGCCCGGTTCGAATCCGCGGATGATCCAGATTGTGGGCGAACACATGTTCGTACCCCACCTGGCGGACAACTGGCCGAAAGACCGGGAGAGCAAGGGGTATATTTCGGTGCTGGATCGCGATTACAAAATTGTGTCGAATATCGGCGGAACGGCACCCCGTTATGTTGACGGTAAATTGCAGCCGATGTTGCAGCAGGGGGGATTCTTCCGCCATCCCCATGACCTGGTGGTTGCTGCGGACGGGGCGATTTATGTGCCGCAGTTCGCGTCCGGGAATACGTATCCCGTCAAGTTGGAACCCGAAGTCTGA
- a CDS encoding HEAT repeat domain-containing protein encodes MALSDEMNQGEIDWTAIARKLGTLQENGESGGSKTAREAVAMIIGSSNLRAAVDYYVSHKKGSELVRHVLWLLHPWCAMERCYEIYQNEKDHDARVDAIELLRVVADRRALPWIKGLLEDPDEGIQCWSAGIVDQLLWSHLVDPEECEELLQLMQNHTNKEVLERYSFIMEYLNERENYS; translated from the coding sequence ATGGCTTTGTCAGATGAAATGAACCAGGGCGAAATCGATTGGACTGCAATTGCCAGGAAGCTTGGTACACTTCAGGAAAATGGGGAAAGTGGCGGTAGTAAAACTGCACGTGAAGCCGTTGCAATGATTATTGGATCGTCAAATTTGCGAGCTGCCGTTGATTATTATGTCAGTCATAAAAAAGGATCTGAATTGGTTCGCCATGTTCTCTGGCTGCTTCATCCCTGGTGTGCAATGGAACGCTGTTATGAGATCTACCAGAATGAAAAAGATCACGATGCACGGGTCGACGCAATCGAACTTCTCCGTGTCGTAGCTGATAGAAGAGCCTTGCCGTGGATTAAGGGCTTATTAGAAGATCCTGATGAAGGCATTCAATGCTGGTCTGCAGGAATTGTAGATCAACTCTTATGGTCACATCTGGTTGATCCGGAAGAGTGTGAAGAACTTCTTCAACTCATGCAGAATCATACAAACAAAGAGGTTCTCGAGAGATATTCATTTATCATGGAATATTTAAATGAGCGGGAAAATTACAGCTGA